The genomic interval TCCATCCACGCTAACACCGAAGAATTGATTGATTAAGGCCCAGATTGTAGTGCCAGCCCAATCATTGTAAAGATCGATCATATTCAGACCCAGATCATCCAGGGTTCGCGCGTCCTGCAAATCCACAGCTCCCACACCTCTGTATGTAATCGTAGTCAAATCGCCGGTTCCCCGAAACCGAAAATCCCAGCTTGTGGTAATAATGGGATCTGCAGCATCGTTAAGACCATAGACATCCACCGAGATATCACTTCCGGCCAGTAAATAGCCGTCATCAGTTGTATCCGGAATGACAAACTTATAGTGTGCATCCGCAAAGGCCGGCACGGAAGCAAGGACAAACAGTGAGGTTACTAAGAGCGTTAACCAACTACGTTTCATTGATAACTCCTATTCTTTAATTATAAAGTTTATTTTCCGATTTTAGTCAATCTACCTTATTTATTATAACAATACAAATGACGAATAAGATCAATATTTTTTTAAAGAAATGATGCTTTCGGATACAATTTAATTATCTTCCAATGGCTTCCCTGCGGAATTTTCCTGTCTCATTTTCCAACCCAGGTAACCGGTGCCGAATATTTGTTTTTGAATCCTTTCTCTCACCTCCCCGGTAACCTGCTTTATCCGTGGGCACAACTGCCCCATATATTTAGAATATGATTATACTATTTGAACAATCCCGAGTCAACAAAAAAAACGGCCGATTTGAGTAAATTCAAACCGGCCGCAAAGTCTGCTTTTTTTGTCAATCTCATAAGGGCGGCGGCGGACCTCCGGTATAGAGATAGGCAATCAGGTAAGTGGCATCGAGAATATTAATATTCCCCGAGCCGTTGGCATCGCCGCAATAGGTCGCCACCGGCGGCAGACCGCCTTTATAGAGGTAGTTTATCAGAAAAGTGACATCGAGAATATTAATCATCGTATCCCAGTTGGCATCGCCGCGATCGCAGATGGCAATTTCGATATGACCGGGAACCATCACCGGTTTATAATTATTAATAATCGACTGAATTTCGAGATTGTAGCTGGATAAGGTCGTATCCTCGATAAAAATCGAGGCATTGGTCGGCACCGAGCCGGTAATCTGGAAATGAAGATTTAAAATCAGGCCGGTATCCGGAGCCAGATATTCCGAGCCCCCGGTCAGATTGGATCTCAGGGTGACGACAAAACGTTTTCCGGTTTGATCCCAGTATTGTTTTTTAATCTGCTCAAAATACTCGGTTCTCAGTCCAACCCAGGAGATGGAATCAAGAGTCAGGTAGCTGGGGATATTACCATTGGATTCGCGGACCCGGAAGGGCAGATAGATGTTTTTGGCCTGGAATTTATTACTCATATAAACCGGAATAACAAATTGATTGCCGATGGTTGCCGATGAAAAAGCCGATCCGAACTTGATGGTGTCGGCGGTAATCATAACCAGGTTTTTCAAAACCTCGGTATTGGTTCCGAATTGATCCTCGACAGTCAGGCTGGCAGTATAAAATCCATAATCATCATAGGTATGGCTGGGATTCTGCAAAGATGAAGTCGGGCTACCATCGCCGAAATCCCAGAGCCAGGAAGTGGGCGAATAGGGTGATTCATCGGTAAAATCAACCGTCAATCCCTCTTCGCCTATCAGAGTCGGTCCGGCGCTGAAAGCGGCGGTAGCCATGCTGTCGAGACAATTGTAGGCATTGATTCGGCCGAAGCCGAGAAAACCGGTAACCCAGAGCGGTTCGTTGGGCATGGAGTCGCAGTTATCTTTAATCAGGTCGATGATGTCATCGCGCGGGTATTCGGGATCGTGGGAGCGAATCAGGGCGACCAAACCGGCCACATGCGGAGCGGACATCGAGGTGCCGCTGGCGTAGGCCAGGGTGGATACATAATGATCGGAATAGGTCGAATAGATATTGGTTCCCGGCGCACAGACATCAATCCAGTTGCCGTAATTCGACGATGAGTTTTTGCGATCATCGGAATTGGTCCAGGCCACCGAAACCACCAGTTTTTTCCCTCCGATGGTGTGAGTATCGTAATAATCTCCCGTGGTCGAGTTCTCATTACCGGCGGCATGAATGACGACCGCCCCGGCGCTGTCGGCCTTCTGGAGAGCGGCGGTAAAGGTGGCATCCGAATAACTCGGGAAACCGAAACTGCAATTGATAACATCGGCGCCCATACGGGCGGCATAGTCGATGGCCGAAGCGGCATTGGCGGTATTGATATAGCCGGCCTCATAACCGAAATCGGGATCAACGGCTGAACCTCCGGCCCGCAGACACATGATTCGCGGTCCGGTATAGGCTCCCAGGCCGCCGCCCCATCCTCCGGCAACGCCGGCCACGCCATAGGCATTGTTAGTAATGGCCGCCGCAATCCCGGCGCAGTGGGTGCCGTGTCCATTAAAATCATCGGGATTGTTATCCGGAGTATTGCAGTCTTCTCCCTCCCAGCAGGTCAGGCCGCTGAAACCTGAGAAGAAGTCATAGCCGATCAGATCGTCGACCCGGCCATTCAGATCATCGTCGACACCATTGGAATCGGCCGGGCTGTCGTCATAAACAACCAGATCGTTGTCATTGTCCTCACCCGGATTTACCCAGATATGGCTTTCAAGATCGGGGTGCTTAAAGCGAACGCCGCTATCCACAATAGCGATCTTGGCCGTATCGGAACCCTTCTCATACAGCCAGGCGGTGGTATCATTGATTTTTTTGATACCCCACTGGCGGTAAAACTCCGGATCATCCGGCTGGATGCCTGCCAGAGGCAGGGCATAAACCGGGTCGACGGAACGGACATAAGGATTTTGAAGCAGTTCCTCCATGACCTGATTTATATCCAGATCCTCAGAGAAAATTACCTCAAAAAATTTTGACATGTCATTATCGCCGACAATGGCATCGGCGCCCTGCCGCCATGGAAATATCTGATTGGCCTCGCGAGCGCCAATTTTCTCCAGAGCCTGATCCAGAGTACTGATCCCGAAACTGACCCGATCAAATGAAGTCGCCAGTTTATTGAT from Candidatus Zixiibacteriota bacterium carries:
- a CDS encoding S8 family serine peptidase, with product MLKSRLVMFFGFLITCVFILGVIPGNAVYYEGKGQSKPVLMPGRLQVQFESDVNINKLATSFDRVSFGISTLDQALEKIGAREANQIFPWRQGADAIVGDNDMSKFFEVIFSEDLDINQVMEELLQNPYVRSVDPVYALPLAGIQPDDPEFYRQWGIKKINDTTAWLYEKGSDTAKIAIVDSGVRFKHPDLESHIWVNPGEDNDNDLVVYDDSPADSNGVDDDLNGRVDDLIGYDFFSGFSGLTCWEGEDCNTPDNNPDDFNGHGTHCAGIAAAITNNAYGVAGVAGGWGGGLGAYTGPRIMCLRAGGSAVDPDFGYEAGYINTANAASAIDYAARMGADVINCSFGFPSYSDATFTAALQKADSAGAVVIHAAGNENSTTGDYYDTHTIGGKKLVVSVAWTNSDDRKNSSSNYGNWIDVCAPGTNIYSTYSDHYVSTLAYASGTSMSAPHVAGLVALIRSHDPEYPRDDIIDLIKDNCDSMPNEPLWVTGFLGFGRINAYNCLDSMATAAFSAGPTLIGEEGLTVDFTDESPYSPTSWLWDFGDGSPTSSLQNPSHTYDDYGFYTASLTVEDQFGTNTEVLKNLVMITADTIKFGSAFSSATIGNQFVIPVYMSNKFQAKNIYLPFRVRESNGNIPSYLTLDSISWVGLRTEYFEQIKKQYWDQTGKRFVVTLRSNLTGGSEYLAPDTGLILNLHFQITGSVPTNASIFIEDTTLSSYNLEIQSIINNYKPVMVPGHIEIAICDRGDANWDTMINILDVTFLINYLYKGGLPPVATYCGDANGSGNINILDATYLIAYLYTGGPPPPL